The region GAGGAGGAAGCAGGCCACGGAGGAGTGTGTGAGAAGCTGTATTAGTgagggtgatgatgatgatgatgaaggctTACTATTTCTGAGCAGCCAAACATGTTGTTCACATAGCCTGTTAGCTGCAAGGTGGTAGgttcagtgttgtttttggcaCACGCGTGTGTTGTGTGTCCTCGGGGTGTGCCACTAAAGGAACTCCTGGCAGCAGAACAATAACAGTGCTTTCACAAAGGAGGGTCGGAGCAGGTTAGAGCACAGGGGGATATATTAAGGCCAAAGAGACTTggtatgtgtctgcatgtgtttttgcttgtgtATGTGATTCCCCTAAATTTCCCTTCAGTTATACAAAACAGTTTGCTTCCTTTAAGGTGATATCCGCTTTTAAACACTACTGAAAACTGCCTTTTGTGATGTACCCCATGGTGTACATTGCTGAAGTAATACCGTTTGTTGGTGTGCGCCCATTTTTCTTGAAGATAACTGGATAGTGTAGACAGCACAACATGATTTTTCCAATACAGCAGCATCAGAGTTTGTCATTCTGTTGTAACAAAAGAGCCAAAACCTCTTTATAGCCTCACTATTTTACAGTGAAAGTCATCAGTCATACCGGAAGAAATCCATTATACAAGACAGAAAGATGCCAATTTCTCCACTGATGAGTCTCAATAAAACAGAATGTGGTGCAGTTACAAGGCAAGTTGCATTTTGCTCTGTAATCCTCCAATACACTATAAGTTCACTACATGGTGGCTGTCAAGTCATTCTCCTaagaaacaattattttaattatttattaatctgcagaatATTTGCTCAATTGATTCATTAACcatttgatctataaaatgtcagaaaatagtgaaaaatgaatttgtgtgaatttgtccagagttttgttttgttcaatcAACAGTctaaaccccaaagatattcagtttacaatgagaaaaaacagaaaaaagtggaaactggaaacatttttgtttgataaatcactttttaataatgaatagattatcaaaattattgacAATTAAATTTCTATCGATCGACTAATTTATCAATTTACTCTGTTTCGGCTCTAATGACATCACAGTTGAGTAAAATCTAAGCACATAATAGAATCTGTAGGTGGATTTCACCTTTAAGTCTTGAAGCCTTCTACTGTGTCGAGACTTAATTATCAGAAGTGTGAACCGCTTATGTCCTCCTAACATCTCATTGAGGCTTTCCTAtttctctgtttaaaaaaaatatctatttaatatttctctttcttcctaATTCTCATGCATTAATCATTCTCTATCCCTCCTCATTCTCAGATGTGCACCCCAGCCAACACACCAGCGACACCCCCCAACTTCCCGGACGCGTTGACCATGTTCTCCAGGCTGAAGGCGTCCGAGAGCTTCACCAGTGGCAGCGGCGGCAGTCCCATGGCAGCCTCCATGGCCacctcacccccacccccccaggTCGGCGGCTGGGGGGTCTCACCAAACGTACCTAATGTGCCGCAACCTCCACAGGGACTATGGACTCAGGGGCAGCCCCCCATGCAGCCCTGCCCCGCCTGGCCCACAGGCGTGAACCCCCACGTGGGCACTGAGCAGAAGGCTAGTGTAGCGATGGAGGCTGAGAGATGAAGAGCAGCACGGGACTGAAAAACCCCCCTTCCCCGAGGGGGGGGTTGGGTGGGAGGTGATAATGGGTAGAAATGGATTTGATCGTTTTCCCAAAAGACGGATGGTTATGGAAAGAGACGGAAACTACGCAAACCAAGAAAAACTTAAATGTGGACAATttaagaagaggaaaaaacCAATGCAAAtatcaatacaaaaacagaaagaaaaaaagatacgCACACACATAGTAATAAGAGAGCAACTGAAATctttgttagtttttcctaaGTAAATGCATAGATAAGAGAAATATTATTGaactaaaaaaacagaaatttttaaaaaaaattgtcacgCCCAAGGATTCTATGTGATGTTCAAGGACATTCAAGGCAGCAAActttaattttaagttttttgttcagttttttttcttccatcgTTTcagccagtgttttttttttgccactggTGTTCTGTGTTTCTGCAACTGTCTGTGCTGCATGAGGAGAGAGGAACTTGCAATGCAGTGTCTGAGACTGACTCAAAAATCAACACGCACTTGAGTGAGTGTGTACGCATCTGAGCGGGTGGTCAGTTTGTAAtcaaaaatgtatacacacaaacagacacacacacacacacatatatatatatatatatatatatatatattctcacacacacacacacacacacacacacacacacacacacacacacacacatatacacacacattagcgTGTAGAGGAAACACCTCCATACTGTCATCCCCATCGTCAAAGGTGGGACTTTTCTTACCTCACCTGGTGGTCACCTGACTTCTTTCAGCCAATCAGGGATTCTTAAACCAACCGTTGCCGCCGCAGGAcatgtttttaaaggttttttctTAAAGGCAGCAGCCACTCTGGTTTATGCTAACTGATCCTTGCTGCAATTGCTTTTCCTGACAGTTTTAAACCTGGACTCAGACTACAACTGTCCACTGTATACTTTTTCTGGAGATTTGGGTTATTAcaagaaaaatgagaaatcatggtttaatataatattgtttatAATGCTAATTGTTCTGTTTTAGTTGAAAGGTTATGGGAGGTAGTTTTGAAAATGGGTGGGACTTCAGGTTGATCTTTTTTTTGGGAAAAAGTTAATCAAATGCAGCTAAAATGgctacagatttaaaaaaaaaaaacacgactACTCCATCTTTGTAAACAGAATTGCCACTTTGCATGATGTGTTCATAACGTGTAACATCTTTTGTAGCAAACATACATGAGGTCGAGCCATGTTTATGGTGGGGATGGAGTTAAAGATGAGGGTGGGGTGGTGGGTCTCATTCCCAAAGCTAATAGAAATGCAATAAATGAGCGTTTCTCTACAAAGCTAGAGTCAAATCAACAGTGTCTCAGTGTAAAGgcaaaatttgacaaaatgtctgGTTAGAtatgagaaacaaagagaagaaaatgggTGTGGGGCAGCTTCGGGAAGCCCACCACAGGCTATTTGGGGACACTACAGACTACtttcagatatacagtatatatataccCTCAGATACTGTACTACAGAGGGGTTTTTACAACATTTAGGTCTCTAGTTTTGACCAGTCCCTGGTCCATTGATACTGCTGAGGGACAGTTCAGGGATGACCCTGATATACGGcaatattttaaatgcagggTGGTACCCCTTTTTTAGTTTCTCCTGTTtggattattttttcatttgatacAATAAGAGAAAGTAAGAAGACATATTTTGAATAGCTGAgggtctttttttaaaaggattaaAAAGATGTTTGGGAAAATTACGgatataataatgaataaacaagcaacttcctttttattatttagactGAACTAATGTTTGAGTTCATCCTTTTTTTCCATGCTTCATACTTTATTTAGTTAAATCAGAGCGTTTCTGGGTGGGCCTGTTCCTAAATGGTTTCTCATGTATGTTTCCCCACTTGTATGACTGTATGAGACCATTCCCACAATATTTGTGGACTACCTGATAATTAACTTATCATTTTTGTGAAcctaaataaatattgtatgtCAACCTAATCTACATGGTTTACTGCAGTATGTGAATATTTGCTCTACAGTTGATTGAATATGATGAATTGTCATTTGGCCTCCTGATCAAGACGTatacttatgtgtgtgtgtctgaactaGAGACACCAGAGCAGTATGTTAAATAATGACAGTGGGAAGATGGATGCATCATAATCTCACGCTTGGTTACATCTCAGCCAGACAGATGTTAATACAGTCTCCCAGCCAGACTACAAAGTCACAAacccctctgtctttttctgctactctgtctctctctgagtgTCTGAGAACTAAGAAATCTGTCTGATGTTTTGGAACGAGAGGGGCCGGCGATGAAagccaaaatggaggagaagagagaggaaaagctTTTGAAAGAGGGAGGTCAGCTTTGCGGCCGTCGCTATCTTCGCCTCCCTGAATCCACGGCTCTTTagatgtaaacacaaacaccagctGTCCACACACATGCAATCGCCATACATAAatacccaccacacacacactgcacatgccagcggtgatggtggtggtaaaGGAAAGGTCACAGAGTTCTCGATGTCCTCAGCTCACCTCCTGACTGCTTCCTCCTCTGCAGGAAATAAGAGAGATTCCCGCTGCCGATTGTGTGTGCCACTTTGCCAATCTTTGAGCTGCTGTGAGTGTGTCAGTGAGGTTGGGTGAATGCCGAAAAACTTGGCATCGGGTACTGCAGTGCATCTGAGCATGTGGGAACAGGAATAGCAATAAACACACAGGGTTTATCTGAGAGCAGCACATCATGGCCCGGTATGATATGTGAACTGGGTCTGGAGTCCACCAACGAGGGCTTTCAATTGATCTGAGGGATTCACTTTTTATTTCGGTGACGTCTTCAGCTCATAGTTTTCCCAGAAAACACTTCTTTGTACTGTTATTGTAGTTTGTGTACAATTTCTAGTGCTAAGTACCCAGTTCTTCTATTTACTCCAAACAAAGATgtaaataaagcataaatcacGTCATATTCTGACCTCAACACTTCGCAGGGAAGAGCTACCACATGAAACACCTATCTACATTTTAATTCATCAGATTACACGACAGAACCCTCTTGAGttaaaagaagatgaaaaaatgCAGCATTTATCATTAGTGTGTGCAAATTGTCTTATGTTAGTATACTATTGTAGAGTGATACTGCTCTGTTCAGTTTATCTATCCTTCACACAAAACCAGGACATTGTTTTCTGGGTCACTGGATGGTGTGGACACAACGCAGCTTCACAGATGGCACACCATCGGTACACCTGTCTCGCTTCATGTGTAAACATCACTATATTAGCTAGCCACCGTAGGACACTTGGGGTTTACCACTGGTAAATTTGTTTGACCTTAATTTTTATGTtaactgtattttctgtaaacaaaggggATTTCCAGCCTCTTTGGCCTCTACaattcattttgattttaaactaTCAGATTAGATCTTAGAAATCAAGTGCTCTACAGCACAAATAATATTACTTtacattttggtgagaaacactgaatgtaaacagaacttAATTTGTCCTCAGGGCACCTTTAACTGTTAAAATTTACAGTCCAGTTTCAGTTTGATATTCTTTTATCCTTGTCCGGATACACATTGGCTCCAAGGGCTATCACTGgctcttttttccatttgttgttCTTATTGAGCAAGCATATTGAATATACAGCTACATAGCCTGTAAAAGTAACTACTTGAGCTGGAACCTCAAATTTTAATTTGGAGAAATACTTATTAATCATTTTCAATGATTGAAAGCATTTTAAGGCTCAAGTTAAGCACAAAGAACACATGGTAGGTGTAGGCTGAAAAGATGCTTGTGTGGCTCATGAGCTAAAGTATGTTGATGGTAAATGCTAACAAAAGCAACACGATTTAATCTTTGTTAAAATGGTGAGGTGCTCAAGGTTGGCTGGCCAGTACAGAAGTAGGTATGGACAGAAAACCCCAGTATGGTGTTTCTGCTTTttagaaagacagatgaaagaggaagagaaaatacaATGTTTAGCTAATGCTATATGGAACATAAGCTAGTTTATTTGGAATAGCTGTAACAGCATGTAAAATTTACTGTAGATGCCATTAGAGCCTACATTAGCAGATACACTATTTGAGACCAGTACTGTAGAAATGGACATGGTGCTTGTAAGGTATGCAAGCAGAGGACACTGCGCACAACTAACCGCTAATGTGATATACCATAATGTGTTTCAGCCACTGTATTTGACTATTTATGTCCTACACAAGTGGCATTCATTCCCTTCCCTCGTTTGTGTATTAGTCCATTACACCTCTCTCAGCCTTCACTGACAACACTGACACAACATTGACAACATGACAGAGAATGAAGTACAGTTGTCATTGTATTGTTTAACCAGTGGCAGACATCTAATTTTGGCTTGAAATTCTCAATCTCGGTGTGTTTGGTTTGACTGCAATGTTGTGGATTAAAATAATATGTACAATCTAGCATACTGTTTAAAGGtgcttttttaaacacagaTATTACTATGATGTTCGCCATGATGTGTCATTAACAAATAACTCTGTGGTTAAGATGATAAGTCCATTTATTTCTAACAGCggttttgttagtgtttgtgttttaaatttaagacatttcCCATAAACCTAGCATCTTCCTGTCCAAAAAGACTGTTCCTTTCATTGCTCTTTCTGAAAAGATGAAATGTGATACTGAGATTAAATAggttaaatgattaaataagtTTCTATTATGGTACTGTCTTGTAAAATTTGAAAAccatgtcattttaacaaagatgAAAGACTAGTTCTTTTGTTAGCATTCATTAACTTCAGCTTCCATGTGGCTTTGGCGGGGCTTTTGTAGCCAAGAGTCATGGGTTTTATTCttgttgaatgctaacaaaataacCATCCAAAACTTGGACCCGTGTACGGTGATTATTcataaagtttgagggccaAGCAAATTATGGGAGTTtcccgggagaaacaacaaaacgggaggGTGCCGGTAtatggccttgaaatacgggagaaacCCGGGGaaaacgggagtgttggcaggtatggatgaacccacagagaattattacccgACTTTGTAGTTTCCCTCAGCTCATAAACccattgtacactacctgcccagcaccaaatggcagacagacacagttagcaactagctggtgaacatagtggagcattta is a window of Siniperca chuatsi isolate FFG_IHB_CAS linkage group LG20, ASM2008510v1, whole genome shotgun sequence DNA encoding:
- the ubald1a gene encoding UBA-like domain-containing protein 1, giving the protein MDELKHQVMINQFVLTAGCAADQAKQLLQAAHWQFETALSAFFQETNIPYGHHHQMMCTPANTPATPPNFPDALTMFSRLKASESFTSGSGGSPMAASMATSPPPPQVGGWGVSPNVPNVPQPPQGLWTQGQPPMQPCPAWPTGVNPHVGTEQKASVAMEAER